In the genome of Polaribacter sp. MED152, one region contains:
- a CDS encoding SusC/RagA family TonB-linked outer membrane protein: MKTKFNGILTLLLAFVVQISFAQEKTISGTVSDESGSLPGVSVIIKGSTKGTETDFDGKYSIQAKTGDVLVFRYLGYKASERTVGSSNVINVKLAEDANVLDEIVVVGYGTSTKQAFVGTAAVVKQEQLEVKNFSNVSQALTGEVAGVTVINSSGQPGTVGAIRIRGYGSVNGNRAPLYVVDGVPFSGSINSINPSDIASTTILKDATATAIYGSRGANGVVLITTKGGSASNSYIEIDVKTGVNDQLIPRYDVVTDPEEYIGYVWEGIKNRGVVTGNPDPVAFANANLFTNNYVAPGYNMWNVTSGADLIDPTTGTVRPGVTRKYTPLRYADVAFDSAIRTETNLRMGGGNQDTRYFASFGYLDDNGYSINTGYKRYTTRLNLTSDVKPWLKLNSNIGYAYSENIANGQIAGSENVFEFADKMAPIFPVFLRDDNAQLVPDLFYGGFQYDYGSLSGLRDRPNANGLNPIGSAKYDFNGTDRHEMNGNFSATFKFTENLSAEIRYGVQYATQKNRDYTNKFYGGGQATSGDITINDFSSLTQNILQIVKYNNTWGNHSFDALVAHESNDFEQNFASASKGLQISPFLFDLDNFQSSLGLPSGSTSGFTIESYFSQFNYNFDQKYYFSASVRADGSSRFVNDKWGTFGSVGASWIASNEDFLQDSFISYLKLKASYGITGDQAGVGFFSGYNTFNGGNLGGSISLAPGANGNPDLTWETTNQFQVGAEMSFGKYLDVNLDYYNKLTDNLIFNRFVGPSQGISSITVNDGELVNKGFEFDVTGHLVDSKDFTLDLSVNGEIVTNEILTMPLDPATGEPQLLTPSGFYARSEGRSIFDFYMREWAGVDPADGAPMWYQYYDDVNNNGVLDAGEPSSYSSGSWVPADPAVVNNTGSIVEYQIKVPGANIQKTVTKTYSDASDVYADKSAIADVRGAFRLSGKVGNFNFGTQFTYSLGGYAYDAQYAELMSDRFGAVGNNYHKDIANRWQNPGDITDVPALTDNAIVNGTSTSTRFITSTDFIALNNVNIGYNIPKQYLDKISVQTVNIWFSADNLFNATARQGFLPNTSESGNSGRRLYAPMSTMTLGVRVKF; the protein is encoded by the coding sequence ATGAAGACAAAGTTTAATGGAATTTTAACGCTATTACTAGCGTTTGTCGTGCAAATATCCTTTGCACAAGAAAAGACTATTTCAGGTACGGTTTCTGATGAATCAGGAAGTCTACCAGGAGTTAGTGTTATAATTAAAGGAAGTACTAAAGGTACAGAAACTGATTTTGACGGTAAGTATTCTATTCAAGCTAAAACTGGAGATGTTTTAGTATTTAGATACTTAGGGTACAAAGCAAGTGAAAGAACAGTTGGATCTTCTAACGTTATTAACGTAAAGTTAGCAGAAGATGCAAATGTTTTAGATGAGATTGTTGTTGTAGGTTATGGTACTTCAACAAAACAGGCATTCGTTGGAACAGCGGCTGTAGTAAAGCAAGAACAATTAGAGGTGAAAAACTTCTCTAACGTTTCTCAAGCTTTAACTGGTGAGGTTGCAGGGGTTACTGTAATTAATAGTTCTGGTCAGCCAGGTACTGTTGGTGCAATTAGAATTAGAGGTTATGGATCTGTAAATGGTAACAGAGCTCCATTATATGTAGTAGATGGTGTACCTTTTTCTGGTAGTATCAACTCTATTAACCCAAGTGATATTGCTAGTACAACTATCTTAAAGGATGCAACTGCAACTGCAATTTATGGTTCTAGAGGTGCAAACGGTGTTGTATTAATTACAACTAAAGGTGGTAGTGCTTCTAACTCTTACATCGAAATTGATGTAAAAACAGGTGTTAACGACCAGTTAATTCCAAGATATGACGTAGTAACTGACCCAGAAGAGTACATTGGTTACGTTTGGGAAGGTATTAAAAACAGAGGTGTTGTAACTGGTAACCCAGATCCAGTAGCATTCGCTAACGCAAACTTATTTACAAACAACTATGTTGCACCAGGATACAACATGTGGAATGTAACTAGTGGAGCAGATTTAATCGACCCAACAACTGGTACAGTTCGTCCAGGAGTTACTAGAAAATATACTCCATTAAGATATGCAGATGTTGCATTTGATTCAGCGATTAGAACTGAAACTAACTTAAGAATGGGTGGTGGTAATCAAGATACTAGATATTTTGCTTCTTTCGGTTACTTAGATGATAATGGTTATTCTATTAACACAGGTTATAAAAGATACACAACTCGTTTAAACTTAACTAGTGATGTTAAGCCTTGGTTAAAATTAAACAGCAACATTGGTTATGCATATTCAGAGAATATTGCTAACGGTCAAATTGCTGGTTCTGAGAACGTATTCGAATTTGCTGATAAAATGGCACCTATCTTCCCAGTTTTCTTAAGAGACGATAATGCACAGTTAGTACCAGATTTATTTTATGGAGGTTTCCAATATGACTATGGTTCTTTGTCAGGATTAAGAGATAGGCCAAATGCAAATGGATTAAACCCAATTGGTTCTGCTAAGTATGACTTTAACGGAACTGATCGTCATGAAATGAATGGTAACTTCTCAGCTACATTCAAATTCACAGAAAACTTATCTGCAGAGATAAGATATGGTGTGCAGTATGCAACACAAAAGAACAGAGACTACACGAACAAATTTTATGGTGGTGGTCAAGCAACAAGTGGAGACATTACAATTAATGACTTCTCTAGTTTAACACAAAACATTTTACAGATCGTTAAGTATAACAATACTTGGGGTAATCATTCTTTCGATGCTTTAGTAGCACATGAAAGTAATGACTTTGAGCAAAATTTCGCTTCAGCTTCTAAAGGATTACAAATTAGTCCATTCTTATTCGATTTAGATAACTTTCAATCAAGTTTAGGTTTACCTTCTGGTTCTACAAGTGGATTTACAATTGAATCTTACTTTAGTCAGTTTAACTATAACTTCGATCAGAAATATTACTTCTCTGCTTCTGTAAGAGCAGATGGTTCTTCAAGATTCGTAAATGACAAATGGGGAACATTTGGTTCTGTTGGTGCGTCTTGGATTGCTAGTAATGAAGATTTCTTACAAGACAGCTTTATTAGCTACTTAAAATTAAAAGCTTCTTACGGTATTACTGGAGATCAAGCTGGTGTTGGATTCTTCTCAGGATATAACACGTTTAACGGTGGTAACTTAGGTGGTAGTATTTCATTAGCTCCTGGAGCAAATGGTAACCCAGATTTAACTTGGGAAACTACTAATCAATTCCAAGTTGGTGCTGAAATGAGTTTTGGAAAGTATTTAGATGTAAACTTAGATTACTATAACAAATTAACTGATAACTTAATCTTTAACCGTTTTGTAGGGCCATCTCAAGGTATCTCTTCAATTACTGTAAATGATGGTGAATTAGTGAACAAAGGTTTTGAATTTGATGTTACTGGACACTTAGTAGATAGTAAAGACTTTACATTAGATTTATCTGTAAATGGTGAAATTGTAACTAATGAAATACTTACTATGCCATTAGATCCTGCAACAGGTGAGCCTCAATTATTGACTCCAAGTGGATTTTATGCAAGATCAGAAGGAAGATCTATTTTTGACTTCTATATGAGAGAATGGGCTGGTGTAGATCCTGCTGATGGTGCTCCAATGTGGTACCAGTATTATGATGATGTGAATAACAATGGTGTTTTAGATGCTGGTGAACCATCTTCATACTCTAGTGGTTCTTGGGTTCCTGCAGATCCTGCAGTAGTTAACAATACTGGTTCTATTGTAGAATACCAAATTAAAGTTCCTGGTGCTAATATCCAGAAAACTGTAACTAAAACTTATTCTGATGCATCTGATGTATACGCAGATAAATCAGCAATTGCTGATGTAAGAGGTGCTTTCCGTTTATCTGGTAAAGTTGGTAACTTCAACTTTGGTACTCAGTTTACATATAGTTTAGGAGGTTACGCTTACGATGCTCAATACGCAGAATTAATGTCTGATCGTTTTGGAGCAGTGGGTAACAACTACCACAAAGACATCGCTAACAGATGGCAAAATCCAGGAGACATCACTGATGTACCTGCTTTAACAGATAACGCGATTGTAAATGGTACTTCTACTTCAACTAGATTTATTACATCAACAGATTTCATTGCATTAAACAACGTTAATATCGGATATAACATACCAAAACAATATTTAGATAAAATATCTGTACAAACAGTGAACATTTGGTTCTCAGCAGATAACTTATTTAATGCTACTGCACGTCAAGGTTTCTTACCAAACACAAGTGAGTCAGGAAATTCAGGACGAAGATTATATGCACCAATGAGTACAATGACATTAGGTGTTAGAGTGAAATTTTAA
- a CDS encoding POTRA domain-containing protein, whose protein sequence is MKQKKSFILFLFLINLLNQNGIYGQKLELTMRSANKLENEILSKLNYQAKHQDSTSVKKEALKVSAYLKNKGYFLNIIDSINYKEHKATVYFSLKKKITAITLKIDSKYSHLFEKKSLNNNELVIAVDKLQDLLATISKKLDQEGKSFSTIQLQNITIINQNIQASLIINESKKRTIDAIEIKGYDNFSKNYLSKYLKIKKGIIFNEDVVEKSSNLLNKLNFIQEIKEPEVLFTEDSTKLYLYIKKKQNNSLDALVNFATKENGDFLLNGNINLELNNILNSGEQFKLFWNRIGEERQEFELSTKIPYIFKSKITSELNFSLYRQDSSFTNVAFKTNLFYNINYKNKISTFFSFENSENLETESNDILDFRNYFIGLSYEYKNDQNEYIKSNKFNLNLSFGVGQRKSNSETKQQYQIKSISSYLLELNSRNNIYLRNEIGILESKNYLINELYRIGGANSIRGFNEQSIFAEQYTYFNVEYRLKTSTQSYLYSITDLGGYVQDNKNNSLLSLGLGYLFGNDKYTINLALAAGKFNSEKFDVENTKFLISWINYF, encoded by the coding sequence ATGAAGCAAAAAAAAAGTTTTATTCTATTTCTATTCTTAATCAATCTATTAAACCAAAATGGTATTTATGGTCAAAAGCTTGAACTTACAATGCGTTCTGCAAACAAGTTAGAAAATGAAATACTTTCTAAACTAAACTATCAAGCCAAGCACCAAGATTCAACTTCTGTAAAAAAGGAAGCTTTAAAGGTTTCTGCATATTTAAAAAACAAAGGCTACTTTTTAAATATTATAGATAGTATAAATTATAAAGAACATAAAGCAACTGTATATTTCTCCTTAAAAAAGAAAATAACAGCTATTACATTAAAAATAGATTCAAAGTACTCGCACCTTTTCGAAAAAAAGAGCCTTAACAATAATGAACTAGTAATAGCAGTTGACAAACTTCAAGATCTCTTGGCAACAATTTCTAAAAAACTAGATCAGGAAGGTAAATCTTTCTCAACGATTCAATTACAAAACATAACAATTATAAATCAAAACATCCAAGCATCACTTATAATTAATGAATCTAAGAAAAGAACAATTGATGCTATTGAAATTAAAGGTTATGACAATTTCTCTAAAAACTACCTTAGCAAGTACCTTAAGATTAAAAAAGGGATTATTTTCAATGAAGATGTTGTAGAAAAATCATCAAACTTACTCAACAAACTAAACTTTATTCAAGAAATAAAGGAACCTGAAGTTTTATTCACAGAAGACTCAACAAAACTTTATTTATATATAAAGAAGAAACAAAACAACAGTTTAGATGCGCTTGTAAATTTTGCTACAAAAGAAAATGGAGATTTTCTGCTCAATGGGAATATAAACTTAGAACTAAATAATATTCTCAATTCTGGAGAGCAATTCAAATTATTTTGGAACAGAATTGGAGAAGAAAGACAAGAGTTTGAACTTTCAACCAAAATACCTTACATTTTTAAAAGTAAAATTACATCTGAACTCAATTTTTCACTTTATAGACAGGATAGCTCATTTACAAACGTAGCATTTAAAACAAATTTATTTTACAACATCAATTACAAAAACAAGATATCTACTTTCTTCAGTTTCGAAAATTCTGAAAACCTAGAAACAGAAAGTAATGACATTTTAGATTTTCGCAACTATTTTATTGGTTTAAGCTATGAATATAAAAATGACCAAAATGAATATATTAAGTCAAACAAGTTCAACCTCAATCTTTCATTCGGAGTTGGACAGCGAAAAAGCAATTCGGAAACCAAACAGCAATATCAAATAAAAAGTATAAGTTCTTATTTATTAGAACTAAATAGTAGGAATAACATTTATCTAAGAAATGAAATTGGAATCTTAGAATCTAAAAACTATTTAATTAACGAATTATATAGAATAGGAGGAGCAAATTCCATAAGAGGTTTCAACGAGCAAAGTATATTTGCAGAACAATACACCTATTTTAATGTAGAATATCGTTTAAAAACAAGTACACAGTCTTATCTTTATAGTATCACAGATCTAGGAGGCTATGTTCAAGACAACAAAAACAACTCCTTATTGAGCTTAGGTCTTGGATACTTATTTGGGAACGATAAATACACCATTAATTTAGCACTGGCTGCAGGAAAATTCAATTCAGAGAAATTCGACGTTGAAAACACAAAATTTTTGATAAGTTGGATAAATTATTTTTAA
- the rpsL gene encoding 30S ribosomal protein S12 gives MPTIQQLVRKGRTKITKKSKSAALQGSPQRRGVCTRVYTTTPKKPNSAMRKVARVRLTNGNEINAYIPGEGHNLQEHSIVLVRGGRVKDLPGVKYHVVRGALDTAGVEGRTQRRSKYGAKRPKK, from the coding sequence ATGCCAACTATTCAACAATTAGTTCGTAAAGGAAGAACCAAAATAACTAAGAAGAGTAAATCGGCTGCTTTGCAGGGAAGTCCTCAAAGACGTGGAGTTTGTACACGTGTTTACACTACAACACCAAAGAAACCTAATTCAGCAATGCGTAAAGTTGCCAGAGTTAGATTAACAAATGGTAATGAGATAAACGCATACATTCCAGGTGAGGGTCATAACTTACAAGAGCACTCGATAGTATTAGTTAGAGGTGGAAGGGTAAAAGATTTACCAGGTGTTAAATATCACGTGGTACGTGGAGCATTAGATACAGCAGGTGTTGAGGGTAGAACCCAACGTAGATCTAAGTATGGTGCAAAACGCCCAAAAAAGTAA